From one Chryseobacterium sp. 3008163 genomic stretch:
- the truA gene encoding tRNA pseudouridine(38-40) synthase TruA — translation MRYFIEFSYNGKNYFGYQIQPNDISVQEELEKALSTILREPIKTVGAGRTDTGVHAKKMFAHFETEQVLSDQLSHKLNSFLPADISVKKIFKVKDDFHARFDATYRTYEYYISLEKNPFTQDSAWQLWRRNIDVVKMNEASKILFEYEDFTSFAKLHTDNKTNLCKMYKAEWEQNGTELKFTVSANRFLRNMVRAIVGTMIEVGSGKIQPEDVRKVIENKNRNSAGVSAPAHALYLVDVGYEFNKN, via the coding sequence TTGAGGTATTTTATAGAATTTTCATACAACGGTAAAAATTATTTTGGCTATCAGATTCAGCCCAACGACATTTCTGTGCAGGAAGAACTGGAAAAAGCACTTTCCACCATTTTGCGGGAACCCATCAAAACGGTAGGAGCGGGGAGAACCGATACTGGCGTGCATGCAAAAAAGATGTTTGCGCATTTTGAAACCGAGCAAGTTTTAAGCGATCAGCTTTCACACAAACTCAATAGTTTTCTTCCGGCAGATATTTCAGTCAAAAAAATATTTAAAGTTAAAGATGATTTTCATGCAAGATTTGATGCAACATACAGAACGTATGAATATTACATTTCATTAGAAAAAAATCCGTTTACACAAGATTCTGCATGGCAACTTTGGAGAAGAAATATTGATGTTGTTAAAATGAACGAAGCCAGTAAAATTCTTTTTGAATATGAAGATTTTACAAGTTTTGCAAAACTTCACACCGACAACAAAACCAATCTCTGCAAAATGTACAAAGCAGAATGGGAACAAAACGGAACAGAATTAAAATTCACTGTTTCAGCAAACCGTTTTCTCAGAAATATGGTAAGAGCCATCGTAGGAACAATGATTGAAGTTGGTTCAGGAAAGATACAGCCGGAAGATGTAAGAAAAGTAATTGAAAATAAGAATCGAAATTCTGCAGGGGTTTCTGCGCCCGCGCATGCGTTGTATTTGGTGGATGTTGGGTATGAATTTAATAAAAACTAA
- a CDS encoding response regulator transcription factor — MIRIFAYDDNPERLQSLKALISLSDNMSYVGDADCCESVLSNMQEYFPDVILMDINMPKVDGIEGLKLIKSHHPQIKVLIQTAFDDSDKIFRSISNGASGYILKSDNPKRILQAIEEVYEGGASMNPAIAKKVMEYFLPKKQKKFSLQKKMKYSNIFLKV; from the coding sequence ATGATTAGAATATTCGCATATGACGACAATCCCGAAAGACTGCAAAGTCTAAAAGCGCTTATCTCTCTAAGTGATAATATGTCGTATGTAGGTGATGCAGATTGTTGTGAAAGCGTGTTGAGCAATATGCAGGAATATTTTCCGGATGTTATTTTAATGGATATCAATATGCCAAAAGTTGACGGAATTGAAGGTCTTAAATTGATAAAATCTCATCATCCACAGATAAAAGTACTGATACAGACGGCATTTGATGACAGCGACAAAATATTCCGATCAATATCTAACGGGGCAAGCGGTTACATTCTAAAATCAGACAACCCCAAAAGAATTTTACAGGCAATAGAAGAAGTCTACGAAGGCGGCGCATCTATGAACCCCGCTATTGCCAAAAAGGTAATGGAATACTTTCTTCCGAAAAAACAGAAGAAATTCTCACTCCAAAAGAAAATGAAGTACTCAAATATCTTTCTGAAGGTTTGA
- a CDS encoding LuxR C-terminal-related transcriptional regulator: protein MVADRLGVSYSTINTHTKHIYEKLHISSLGEAISWYYKNF from the coding sequence ATGGTTGCCGACAGATTGGGAGTGAGCTACTCTACCATCAACACACATACTAAACACATCTACGAAAAACTGCATATTTCCTCTTTGGGAGAAGCAATTTCCTGGTATTACAAAAATTTTTAA
- a CDS encoding T9SS type A sorting domain-containing protein, whose amino-acid sequence MKTTLFFLMASTAVLSAQATITKAFHDPSVGDVSNNINLAGTPDNSATGVNTIFNNSSLTQSGGVSGTYSTPSSAEISSYPGSTLKYVNGSTTVFYKQTATKLEITGLVTPDATLNFSANNGTFISYPATYGYSETDNASGTFSSTQGSGNFSGSITLSGDAWGTLLIGSKTYTNVTRIKSIQNFVLTVFGFTAATVVNTSYTYYDGSHKFPLFSTTNAVITPTGSTAQTTNGAQALNEVFLGTSDFVKKDSFKIYPNPAQDFIEFKGDMSNYSKANIYSLDGKLIKTSDLKAGKVQVSELPASSYFIEFSGNKTQSESIKFIKSNYY is encoded by the coding sequence ATGAAAACAACTCTATTCTTTTTAATGGCGTCAACAGCTGTATTATCGGCTCAAGCCACAATTACAAAGGCATTTCATGATCCTAGTGTGGGCGATGTTTCTAATAATATCAATTTGGCAGGTACACCAGATAACTCTGCTACAGGTGTTAATACTATTTTTAATAATTCTTCACTCACACAAAGTGGCGGGGTTTCCGGAACATATTCTACACCAAGCAGTGCAGAGATTTCTTCTTATCCGGGATCAACTTTGAAATATGTCAACGGTTCTACCACTGTTTTTTACAAACAAACTGCTACGAAACTTGAAATTACAGGTTTGGTAACTCCCGATGCAACTCTTAATTTCAGCGCAAACAACGGTACATTCATATCTTATCCTGCTACTTATGGATATTCTGAAACAGATAACGCATCCGGAACATTTTCTTCCACGCAAGGTTCTGGTAATTTCAGTGGAAGCATCACTCTTTCTGGGGATGCATGGGGAACTCTTCTCATTGGCTCTAAAACGTATACGAATGTTACCAGAATAAAATCTATACAAAACTTTGTTCTTACTGTTTTTGGTTTTACAGCTGCTACAGTTGTTAATACCTCATATACATATTATGACGGTTCTCACAAATTTCCTTTGTTTAGTACTACTAATGCTGTAATTACTCCAACAGGAAGCACTGCACAAACCACCAATGGTGCTCAGGCTCTAAACGAAGTATTTTTAGGTACATCAGACTTTGTAAAGAAAGATTCATTTAAAATTTATCCAAACCCTGCTCAGGATTTTATCGAGTTTAAAGGTGATATGTCAAATTATTCTAAAGCAAACATCTACAGTTTAGACGGGAAACTGATTAAAACTTCAGATTTAAAAGCAGGAAAAGTACAGGTTTCAGAATTACCAGCATCTTCTTACTTCATTGAATTTTCAGGAAACAAAACACAATCTGAAAGCATAAAATTCATCAAAAGTAATTATTATTAA
- a CDS encoding Pr6Pr family membrane protein codes for MYNTKIQKVTASLLALIAWFCVVLQFYISTDTFTNVISYFTILCNSLIAVSLTFSVFFSQTQLGKFFSGLSVKTAVALYIFIVFVVYNTVLRGIWKPTGWQLFLDNMLHVAIPILYILYWLFLVDKGKLNWKNGLYWLIFPLFYLIYSLIRGSAVGWYPYPFLNVDKLGFGQVLINIVIMLIVFLISGSALIAINNKFEKKIRLEK; via the coding sequence ATGTACAATACAAAAATCCAGAAAGTTACGGCTTCACTACTTGCTTTAATAGCGTGGTTTTGCGTCGTCTTGCAGTTTTATATTTCGACGGATACCTTTACCAATGTGATCAGCTATTTTACCATTTTGTGCAATTCCTTAATCGCAGTCAGCCTCACATTTTCCGTTTTCTTTTCACAAACTCAATTGGGAAAATTCTTTTCAGGTCTGTCTGTCAAAACAGCCGTTGCACTATACATTTTTATCGTATTTGTAGTCTACAATACGGTTTTGAGAGGCATCTGGAAACCGACCGGATGGCAATTGTTTTTAGACAATATGCTTCATGTAGCCATTCCGATTTTGTATATTTTGTACTGGTTATTTTTGGTTGATAAAGGTAAACTCAACTGGAAGAACGGCCTTTACTGGCTTATCTTTCCGCTCTTTTATCTAATCTATTCATTGATTCGTGGCTCTGCGGTTGGCTGGTATCCTTATCCTTTTCTGAATGTAGACAAATTAGGTTTTGGTCAGGTTCTAATCAATATTGTAATCATGCTCATTGTATTCCTGATAAGCGGATCTGCATTGATTGCCATTAATAATAAATTTGAAAAAAAAATTAGATTAGAAAAATAA
- a CDS encoding two-component regulator propeller domain-containing protein, whose product MIFLFYLTEFYLNLLKTNHDESLKIIWSSISSFFEWLFFAQNYSLNNTFHTDNSKLPSNLIFDLEQDDKGFLWIATEDGLSRFDGLNFFNYTIKNGLPSNSVLQVVKDKSGKIWAICYKQPPSFLMRKTTVLSRRKT is encoded by the coding sequence ATGATTTTTTTATTTTATCTAACAGAATTTTATCTAAATTTACTTAAAACTAACCATGATGAATCTCTTAAAATTATTTGGAGTAGTATCTCTTCTTTTTTTGAGTGGTTATTTTTTGCCCAGAATTATTCTCTTAACAATACATTTCACACCGACAACTCTAAACTTCCAAGCAATCTTATTTTTGATTTAGAGCAAGACGACAAAGGCTTTCTTTGGATTGCAACCGAAGATGGATTAAGTCGTTTTGACGGATTGAATTTCTTTAATTATACTATTAAAAACGGTTTACCTTCCAACAGTGTTTTGCAAGTTGTAAAAGATAAGTCGGGGAAAATATGGGCAATCTGCTATAAGCAACCACCTTCTTTTTTGATGAGAAAAACAACCGTTTTATCACGCAGAAAAACTTAA
- a CDS encoding DUF1801 domain-containing protein, translating to MAKANKTTETEVSVTDFINSYVENEQKKADSFELIKLMSEWSGFEPKMWGPTIIGFGSYHYKYASGHEGDMPIIGFSPRKAEFSLYIYSPTEENIHLLDDFGKFKMGKACIYVKKLSDINIDSLERICKATIEYLNKHHECACHKK from the coding sequence ATGGCTAAAGCAAACAAAACCACCGAGACAGAAGTCAGCGTCACAGATTTTATCAATTCTTACGTCGAAAACGAACAGAAGAAAGCAGACAGCTTTGAACTTATTAAACTGATGAGCGAATGGTCTGGTTTTGAACCGAAAATGTGGGGACCAACGATTATCGGATTTGGAAGTTATCATTACAAATATGCCAGCGGACATGAAGGTGATATGCCCATCATCGGATTCTCACCACGCAAGGCAGAATTTTCACTCTACATCTACTCACCAACTGAAGAAAACATACATTTATTAGATGATTTTGGGAAATTTAAAATGGGCAAAGCCTGTATTTACGTCAAAAAATTGTCTGATATTAATATTGATTCGCTTGAAAGAATTTGTAAAGCGACCATTGAATATTTAAATAAACATCACGAATGTGCTTGCCACAAAAAATAA
- a CDS encoding DUF3575 domain-containing protein, translating to MKKLLILLPLFIISGAHAQGITTSEVNTVPEDKMNIIKTNITGYAFRNINLSYERSINRWFAINVGFGTVTEGKVPFMNAFLSEEDEKDFQNLKIKATNFTIEPRFYIGEGYGKGFYFAPYYRYSKVSTNTFDYTYDYTAFGTTLPIPLKGLGDAKGNSGGLMVGAQFFLNKQHSFVLDFWIAGAHYGSGKGDFSLTSDIFLTPEMQAELKREIENLDIPFVDYTVETNSNGARIKVDGPWAGFRSGFSLGYRF from the coding sequence ATGAAAAAACTACTTATACTTCTCCCACTCTTTATTATTTCAGGAGCCCATGCACAAGGAATAACGACATCAGAAGTAAACACCGTTCCTGAAGATAAAATGAATATTATTAAAACCAATATTACCGGCTACGCTTTCAGAAATATCAATCTGTCTTATGAGCGGTCAATTAACCGTTGGTTTGCAATCAATGTCGGTTTTGGAACCGTTACCGAAGGCAAAGTTCCGTTTATGAATGCTTTTTTGAGTGAAGAAGATGAAAAAGATTTTCAGAATTTAAAAATTAAAGCGACCAATTTCACCATCGAACCAAGATTTTACATCGGTGAAGGCTATGGAAAAGGATTTTATTTCGCTCCCTACTACCGTTACTCAAAGGTTTCAACCAATACGTTTGATTACACTTATGACTATACCGCATTCGGAACTACTCTACCAATTCCGCTGAAAGGTTTGGGAGATGCTAAAGGAAACAGTGGCGGACTGATGGTTGGTGCCCAGTTTTTTCTGAACAAGCAGCATAGTTTTGTGCTAGACTTTTGGATTGCCGGTGCACATTATGGGTCGGGCAAAGGAGATTTTAGTTTAACGAGCGATATTTTTCTTACTCCGGAAATGCAGGCTGAGCTAAAGAGAGAGATTGAAAACCTAGATATTCCTTTTGTAGATTATACCGTAGAAACCAATTCAAATGGTGCAAGAATCAAAGTTGACGGTCCTTGGGCAGGTTTCAGAAGCGGATTTTCCTTGGGATACAGATTTTAA
- a CDS encoding sensor histidine kinase: MKPGKNEFMSLSTRIKNFASEILGDTGILYTIKIDSDIDLEITDFTVRKNLILICKEALNNIAKYSLAKDVQLSLHNVNSEYILKISDNGIGFDHTKTTGNGLQNMKKRTEEMNGKFEILADTGTHITIYVPKIRD, encoded by the coding sequence ATGAAACCCGGTAAAAACGAATTTATGTCTTTGAGCACCCGAATAAAAAACTTTGCAAGCGAAATTTTGGGAGATACAGGCATTTTGTACACCATAAAAATTGATTCTGACATAGATTTAGAGATTACAGATTTTACAGTTAGAAAAAACCTGATTCTCATCTGTAAAGAAGCTCTGAATAACATTGCTAAGTACAGTCTGGCAAAAGATGTTCAATTGTCTTTACATAATGTAAACTCAGAATACATTCTAAAAATATCCGACAACGGAATTGGTTTCGACCATACAAAAACCACAGGAAACGGATTGCAAAACATGAAGAAGCGAACAGAAGAAATGAATGGAAAATTTGAAATCCTTGCTGATACCGGAACACACATCACAATTTATGTCCCTAAAATTAGGGATTGA
- a CDS encoding alpha/beta hydrolase has product MKTKTIVLIHGLFVNNTSWKNWKTYFEAQGYTVHTPSNPGHDGNPIDLKKNIPSELKNVGFDDTVQNLVKFIDTLPEKPIVIGHSFGGLMVQKLIDMGKAVAGVSIDGAPPKNVMAPFSTVKVVWPVVNFFKGNSAFLGSKEWYHKAFFNNYTKAESDKLYETVAAPESRKLARDPLFKSSAKLDLNKPHEPLLFIAGSNDNIFPAAFSRKIANAYKNQKSIVDFKEFEGRSHFIAGEKGWEEVAEYILNWLRKLA; this is encoded by the coding sequence ATGAAAACAAAAACTATCGTATTGATTCACGGATTATTCGTTAACAATACAAGCTGGAAAAACTGGAAAACTTATTTTGAAGCACAAGGTTACACCGTACATACTCCATCCAATCCCGGACACGACGGAAATCCAATTGATCTAAAGAAAAACATTCCTTCAGAACTGAAAAATGTTGGCTTTGATGACACGGTACAAAATTTAGTAAAATTCATCGACACCCTTCCTGAAAAACCAATCGTTATCGGCCATTCATTCGGTGGATTGATGGTTCAGAAATTAATTGATATGGGAAAAGCTGTTGCGGGTGTCAGTATTGATGGTGCACCTCCAAAAAATGTAATGGCTCCTTTTTCTACCGTGAAAGTCGTTTGGCCTGTAGTGAATTTCTTCAAAGGAAACTCTGCGTTTTTGGGATCTAAAGAATGGTATCACAAAGCTTTCTTCAATAATTATACAAAAGCAGAAAGCGATAAATTGTACGAAACTGTTGCCGCCCCTGAAAGTAGAAAATTAGCAAGAGATCCGCTTTTCAAATCTTCCGCAAAATTAGATTTAAACAAACCTCACGAACCATTATTATTTATCGCAGGTTCCAACGACAATATTTTTCCGGCAGCATTTTCAAGAAAAATTGCCAATGCTTACAAAAACCAGAAAAGTATCGTTGATTTTAAAGAATTTGAAGGTAGAAGCCATTTTATTGCCGGAGAAAAGGGTTGGGAAGAAGTTGCTGAATATATTTTGAACTGGTTGAGAAAACTAGCTTAA
- a CDS encoding TlpA family protein disulfide reductase, which produces MKQLMTFLMLSIFTFGCSQKTPEVSKTQFSKEALKQKLEDENGKKITVQEILNQHKGKVLVIDFWAGWCRDCLIALPKAEELERNNPNIDFVFFSLERSKEKFDSSLERFNMKEKENYWFSVGWKNDFNEYVDLNWIPRYMVIDQKSEIAKYYSISPEDPEIQTTIDKLLK; this is translated from the coding sequence ATGAAGCAGCTCATGACATTTTTGATGTTGAGTATTTTTACTTTTGGATGTTCACAAAAAACTCCCGAAGTTTCAAAAACTCAATTTTCAAAAGAAGCATTAAAACAAAAATTAGAAGATGAGAACGGGAAAAAAATTACCGTTCAGGAAATATTAAATCAGCACAAAGGAAAAGTTTTGGTCATCGATTTTTGGGCAGGCTGGTGCAGAGATTGTCTTATCGCTTTACCAAAAGCTGAAGAATTAGAAAGAAATAACCCGAACATCGATTTCGTATTCTTTTCATTGGAAAGATCAAAAGAAAAATTCGACAGTAGTCTTGAAAGATTTAATATGAAAGAGAAAGAAAACTATTGGTTTTCTGTAGGCTGGAAAAATGATTTTAATGAATACGTTGACCTCAACTGGATTCCGAGATACATGGTGATTGATCAAAAATCTGAGATTGCAAAATACTACTCCATTTCTCCAGAAGACCCGGAAATTCAGACTACGATTGACAAACTTTTGAAATAG
- the lpxK gene encoding tetraacyldisaccharide 4'-kinase, whose protein sequence is MKRWYLYPFSLGYHMVTGIRNTMYDLGIFKSTKFKTPIINVGNLSVGGSGKSPMVMYLAKSLSKYYRTGVLSRGYGRLTKGYDVTNYDSNYKTVGDEAMQLFERFKNRFVIAVSEDRVPGAKKVIDDMDLDVLILDDAMQHRAIKAGFNILMTDFNDPYFKDHLLPAGDLRESRGGASRADIIMVSKCPDELTEETKQYYISRIRPAHNQKVFFSSIGYDENVYSREKMLPDNNLNYYDILLITGIANPKPLLNHLSKFSQKVKHLKFRDHHNFSDADIKNIVAEYKKLGEYKLILTTEKDYVRLKTFDYLRDMVYYWPINVVIDKKEEFNQMILNYVNKKH, encoded by the coding sequence ATGAAAAGATGGTATCTCTATCCTTTTTCTTTAGGTTATCACATGGTGACGGGCATCCGAAACACAATGTATGATCTGGGAATATTTAAATCTACGAAATTCAAGACTCCGATTATCAATGTCGGTAATCTTTCTGTGGGCGGAAGCGGAAAATCGCCAATGGTAATGTATCTGGCTAAATCTTTATCTAAATATTACAGAACCGGTGTGCTTTCCAGAGGCTACGGAAGACTCACGAAAGGATATGACGTTACCAATTACGACAGCAATTACAAAACTGTAGGTGACGAAGCGATGCAGCTATTTGAACGTTTCAAAAACCGTTTTGTAATCGCAGTTTCCGAAGACCGTGTTCCCGGAGCCAAAAAAGTGATTGATGATATGGATCTTGATGTTTTGATTCTTGATGATGCCATGCAGCACAGAGCAATCAAGGCCGGGTTTAATATCCTCATGACCGACTTTAATGATCCTTATTTTAAAGACCATCTTCTTCCAGCTGGTGATTTGAGAGAATCCAGAGGCGGAGCAAGCCGTGCAGATATTATTATGGTCAGCAAATGTCCGGATGAGCTGACAGAAGAAACCAAACAATATTACATCTCAAGAATACGACCGGCTCATAATCAGAAAGTATTTTTCTCATCGATTGGATATGATGAAAATGTATATTCAAGAGAGAAAATGCTGCCGGATAATAATCTCAATTATTATGACATTCTGCTTATCACAGGTATTGCCAACCCAAAACCCTTGCTAAATCATTTGTCTAAATTTTCTCAAAAAGTGAAACATCTTAAATTCAGAGATCACCACAATTTCTCCGATGCAGATATTAAAAATATTGTTGCAGAATACAAAAAACTGGGCGAGTACAAATTAATTCTAACCACAGAAAAAGATTATGTACGTCTGAAAACTTTCGATTATCTGCGAGATATGGTTTATTATTGGCCAATCAATGTCGTTATTGATAAGAAGGAAGAATTTAATCAGATGATTCTGAATTATGTTAACAAAAAGCATTAA
- a CDS encoding ABC transporter ATP-binding protein, with protein sequence MKKQDTWAIVKRLFFIGMKFRSWFIFTLIISIILSIVSTYRPYLTMQIVDNDITKLKDKALMMRHIYGLVGLVFAETILNFFLVYFSNYISQNVIRDIRERLYNKLIYFRTAFFDKTPIGQLVTRAVGDVETIATVYTDGFLMVFGDVLRIIFVLFMMFQVDVHLSYISLAILPLMVVITRFFQKRLKKAFGDERTWTSNQNSFVQERLAGMPIIQVFNRQQAEFKKFDDINITLKSALLKTVFIFSLFFPVVELISSLFIGFVLFYGGYITISAGVVIAFIQFISMLIRPLRQIADRFNNIQRGIVGAERVLGIMDEDYAMPNDGKVSKDHFDGKIEFKDVRFAYGDKQEVLKGIDFKVNPGETVAIVGATGAGKSTIISLITRLYDINSGEIYIDDVELRDYELYNLRSHIGVVLQDVFLFHGSIFENLAFGDDSVTLEKIKAGAKEIEVDDFIESLPGGYEYVVSERGSSISLGQRQLLSFLRAYLSDPKILILDEATSSIDHESEKLIQRATEKITKNRTSIIIAHRLSTIEKADKIIVMDHGKIVEEGKHLELLANNGYYSTLYKAQLRHEIEVDEKI encoded by the coding sequence ATGAAAAAACAAGATACCTGGGCAATTGTAAAAAGGCTTTTCTTCATCGGTATGAAGTTTCGTTCCTGGTTTATTTTTACCCTGATTATTTCTATCATACTGTCCATCGTTTCTACTTACAGACCTTATCTCACGATGCAGATTGTGGATAATGACATTACGAAACTGAAAGATAAAGCCTTGATGATGAGGCATATTTATGGCTTAGTCGGATTGGTTTTTGCTGAGACGATTTTAAATTTCTTTTTGGTTTATTTTTCCAATTATATTTCACAGAATGTGATCAGAGATATTCGTGAAAGGTTGTACAATAAACTGATTTATTTCAGAACAGCTTTCTTTGATAAAACCCCGATTGGTCAGCTGGTAACACGAGCCGTTGGGGATGTCGAAACGATTGCTACCGTTTATACAGATGGTTTTTTAATGGTTTTCGGAGATGTTTTAAGAATTATTTTTGTGCTCTTCATGATGTTTCAGGTGGATGTACATCTGAGTTATATTTCTTTGGCAATCTTACCTTTAATGGTCGTTATTACAAGATTTTTTCAGAAAAGACTGAAGAAAGCTTTTGGTGATGAAAGAACCTGGACTTCCAATCAAAACTCTTTTGTACAGGAAAGGCTTGCTGGAATGCCGATTATTCAGGTTTTTAACAGACAACAGGCTGAATTTAAAAAGTTTGATGATATCAATATCACGTTAAAAAGTGCTTTGCTGAAAACGGTTTTCATCTTCTCACTGTTTTTTCCTGTAGTTGAATTAATCTCTTCACTTTTCATTGGTTTTGTTCTTTTTTATGGTGGTTATATTACCATCAGTGCGGGGGTTGTGATTGCGTTTATTCAGTTTATTTCGATGTTGATTCGTCCTTTGCGACAGATTGCAGATCGTTTCAACAATATTCAGCGTGGAATTGTAGGCGCAGAAAGAGTTTTAGGAATTATGGATGAAGATTATGCCATGCCTAATGATGGTAAGGTTTCTAAAGACCATTTCGACGGAAAAATAGAATTCAAAGATGTACGTTTCGCTTATGGTGACAAGCAGGAAGTTTTAAAAGGAATTGATTTTAAAGTAAATCCTGGAGAAACTGTAGCCATCGTCGGGGCAACCGGAGCGGGTAAGTCTACGATTATCAGTTTGATTACAAGGTTGTATGATATTAATTCAGGCGAAATTTATATAGATGATGTTGAACTGAGAGATTACGAACTGTATAATCTGAGAAGTCACATTGGTGTTGTTTTGCAGGATGTCTTTTTGTTCCATGGAAGTATTTTTGAGAATCTTGCATTTGGAGATGACAGCGTGACTTTAGAAAAAATAAAAGCCGGCGCAAAGGAAATTGAAGTCGATGATTTTATCGAAAGTCTTCCCGGCGGTTACGAATATGTGGTGAGTGAAAGAGGTTCTTCTATTTCACTTGGGCAAAGACAATTATTATCATTTTTAAGAGCTTATTTATCTGATCCCAAAATCCTGATTTTAGATGAAGCAACTTCATCAATTGATCATGAAAGCGAAAAACTGATTCAAAGAGCAACTGAAAAAATTACTAAAAACAGAACTTCAATCATTATTGCACACCGACTTTCAACCATCGAAAAAGCTGATAAAATCATCGTGATGGATCATGGGAAAATCGTTGAAGAAGGAAAGCATCTTGAACTTCTCGCTAATAACGGTTATTATTCAACCTTGTACAAAGCGCAGCTGAGACACGAGATTGAAGTTGATGAAAAGATTTAA
- the arr gene encoding NAD(+)--rifampin ADP-ribosyltransferase, which translates to MENKKDEQILDNGPFYHGTKANLKIGDLIEVGFASNYGKKRKSKYIYLSETLDAATWGAELAFGNGKERIYIVEPTGEIEDDPNLTDKKFPGNPTKSYRSQHPFKVVGEVQDWQGHSPEQLKMMKDHLEKLKEQGIEAIED; encoded by the coding sequence ATGGAAAACAAAAAAGACGAGCAGATTCTGGATAACGGTCCATTCTACCACGGAACAAAAGCCAATCTTAAAATCGGCGATCTTATTGAAGTCGGTTTCGCATCCAATTACGGCAAAAAAAGAAAATCAAAATACATCTATCTCTCCGAGACTTTAGATGCCGCAACCTGGGGTGCAGAATTGGCTTTCGGAAACGGAAAAGAAAGAATCTACATTGTGGAACCCACTGGAGAAATCGAAGATGATCCTAACCTGACAGACAAAAAATTTCCGGGAAATCCTACGAAATCTTACCGCTCGCAACATCCTTTCAAAGTTGTCGGCGAAGTTCAAGATTGGCAGGGGCATTCACCCGAGCAACTTAAAATGATGAAAGATCATTTGGAAAAACTGAAAGAACAGGGAATTGAAGCCATTGAAGATTAA
- a CDS encoding Crp/Fnr family transcriptional regulator yields the protein MTEIEKLAFALNHFAGLSEEDFKLSEDFWHPKEYKKGEFYNLRATVCTYFGFIVDGVFRSYTIDEKTGEEKNVFLYSANGFVVSFKSFINQIPCDYHTQALTDATIIYIRYTDLISLYQQSHQWEKFGRLLAQEAFNVTMSRIEGFILKSPEERYLDLMKQHPDIFNNVPLYHISSYLGIQGPSLSRIRKRISGK from the coding sequence ATGACCGAAATAGAAAAACTTGCCTTTGCACTCAATCATTTCGCTGGTCTTTCAGAAGAAGATTTTAAATTATCTGAGGATTTTTGGCATCCGAAAGAATACAAAAAAGGAGAATTTTACAATCTTCGGGCGACGGTTTGTACCTATTTTGGGTTTATTGTTGATGGTGTTTTCCGTTCTTACACGATTGATGAGAAAACTGGGGAAGAAAAGAATGTTTTTCTCTATTCTGCCAACGGATTTGTAGTTTCTTTCAAAAGTTTTATCAATCAGATTCCTTGCGATTATCATACGCAGGCTTTGACGGATGCTACTATTATTTACATTCGTTATACAGATTTGATTTCGTTGTATCAGCAGTCGCATCAATGGGAAAAATTCGGAAGGCTTTTGGCGCAGGAAGCTTTTAATGTGACGATGTCAAGGATTGAAGGCTTTATTTTAAAGTCACCCGAAGAGCGATATTTAGATTTGATGAAACAGCATCCTGATATTTTCAACAACGTTCCTCTGTATCATATTTCTTCTTATTTGGGAATTCAGGGACCTTCTTTAAGCAGGATAAGAAAAAGAATTTCAGGGAAGTAA